A window from Leifsonia shinshuensis encodes these proteins:
- a CDS encoding potassium transporter TrkG, which translates to MSTTRTVRGRPATPSERVRDVVNGFAARSPSRFAILVFALLILVFTLLFSLPISSANGQWTGLADSLFTAMSVICVTGLSTVDMATHWSYFGHFLVYIGVQVGAVGVLTMASILGLVVSRKLGLRAKLMAAGDSNPLRVHGGPVDEGQAVRLGDVGKLLTTVALSMVVIEGAVALLLFPRMLIAGIDVGTAVWESLYYSAMAFTNTGFTPNTEGIDAFATDYWFLSALMIGVFLGAIGFPVILAIASNLRLKRRRWSIHVKLTLLTSLILLVAGAVLYIVLEYDNPKTFGRLDAGHTIFQSLFLSTMARSGGFSTIPIDDLHGSSLLVTDMLMFIGGGSASTAGGIKVTTLAVLFLAAFAEARGVEPMDAFRRRIPTDVLRVSVAIALWGATIVAVSTILITQITKAPLDHVLFDVISGFATCGLTTGLTERLPDAGIYIMAATMFCGRVGTVTLAAALAQRQRRQLYQNPEERPLVG; encoded by the coding sequence ATGAGCACCACCCGGACGGTCCGCGGACGCCCCGCCACCCCCAGTGAACGCGTGCGCGACGTCGTCAACGGCTTCGCGGCACGGAGCCCGTCGCGGTTCGCCATCCTGGTGTTCGCGCTGCTCATCCTCGTCTTCACGCTGCTGTTCTCGCTGCCGATCTCCTCTGCGAACGGCCAGTGGACAGGCCTCGCCGACTCGCTCTTCACCGCCATGTCGGTGATCTGCGTGACCGGCCTCTCGACCGTCGACATGGCCACCCACTGGTCCTACTTCGGCCATTTCCTGGTGTACATCGGCGTGCAGGTGGGCGCCGTCGGCGTGCTGACCATGGCGTCCATCCTCGGGCTGGTGGTGTCGCGGAAGCTCGGCCTGCGCGCCAAGCTGATGGCCGCCGGCGACAGCAATCCGCTGCGCGTGCACGGCGGCCCGGTCGACGAGGGACAGGCGGTGCGACTCGGGGATGTCGGCAAGCTGCTGACCACGGTCGCCCTCAGCATGGTGGTCATCGAGGGCGCGGTCGCGCTGCTGCTCTTCCCACGGATGCTCATCGCGGGGATCGACGTGGGCACGGCCGTCTGGGAGTCGCTGTACTACTCGGCCATGGCGTTCACCAACACCGGCTTCACGCCGAACACCGAGGGCATCGACGCCTTCGCGACCGACTACTGGTTCCTGAGCGCGCTGATGATCGGCGTGTTCCTCGGGGCCATCGGGTTCCCGGTGATCCTGGCCATCGCCTCCAACCTCCGGCTCAAACGGCGCCGGTGGTCCATCCACGTGAAGCTGACGCTGCTCACGTCGCTGATCCTGCTCGTCGCGGGCGCCGTGCTCTACATCGTGCTCGAGTACGACAACCCGAAGACGTTCGGACGCCTGGATGCGGGTCACACGATCTTCCAGTCCCTGTTCCTCTCGACGATGGCACGCTCGGGCGGCTTCTCGACCATCCCGATCGACGACCTCCACGGGTCGAGCCTGCTGGTCACGGACATGCTGATGTTCATCGGCGGCGGGTCCGCATCCACCGCCGGGGGCATCAAGGTGACGACGCTCGCCGTCCTGTTCCTGGCCGCTTTCGCCGAGGCGCGCGGGGTGGAGCCGATGGACGCGTTCCGCCGGCGCATCCCGACCGACGTCCTGCGCGTCTCCGTCGCCATCGCCCTGTGGGGAGCGACGATCGTCGCCGTGTCGACCATCCTGATCACGCAGATCACGAAGGCGCCGCTCGACCACGTGCTCTTCGACGTGATCTCCGGCTTCGCCACCTGCGGCCTCACGACGGGACTGACGGAGCGGTTGCCGGACGCGGGCATCTACATCATGGCCGCGACGATGTTCTGCGGGCGCGTTGGTACAGTGACTCTCGCTGCCGCCCTCGCCCAGAGGCAGCGGCGGCAGCTGTACCAGAACCCGGAGGAGAGGCCGCTCGTTGGTTGA
- a CDS encoding GntR family transcriptional regulator: MPVPVTGVASPRRLIRDEVFLRLLDAIVGGDLLPGEQLYDAEIERWVGVSRTPVREALNQLATMGLVEILPQRRTRVTPIEPERVRQLIATVGVVVAGVVRDATPLLTDSDRAALRDAAEETDPASLVRTGLAADGFLGVFVRRLDNGTVARLLKRHLPEVQRALNATPGTAAFRKARPSVTALIDAAVAGKAEKAGRAAAQLFDPALVGVADEFTTTTKELR, encoded by the coding sequence ATGCCCGTGCCCGTGACCGGAGTCGCCAGCCCTCGCCGGCTCATCCGTGACGAAGTGTTCCTGCGCCTCCTCGACGCCATCGTCGGGGGCGACCTGCTTCCCGGCGAGCAGCTCTACGACGCCGAGATCGAGCGGTGGGTGGGCGTCTCCCGCACCCCCGTCCGCGAAGCACTGAATCAGCTGGCCACGATGGGTCTCGTCGAGATCCTCCCTCAGCGGCGCACGCGCGTCACGCCGATCGAGCCGGAGCGGGTCCGCCAACTCATCGCCACGGTCGGCGTGGTGGTCGCCGGCGTCGTCCGCGACGCCACCCCCCTGCTCACCGACAGCGACCGTGCGGCTCTCCGCGACGCGGCGGAGGAGACCGACCCGGCGTCGCTCGTCCGCACCGGCCTCGCCGCGGACGGATTCCTCGGCGTCTTCGTGCGCCGCCTCGACAACGGCACCGTCGCACGCCTCTTGAAGCGGCACCTGCCCGAGGTGCAGCGGGCGCTGAACGCCACCCCGGGCACGGCCGCCTTCCGCAAGGCCCGGCCGTCGGTCACCGCGCTGATCGACGCGGCGGTCGCCGGCAAGGCCGAGAAGGCCGGCCGCGCCGCAGCGCAGCTGTTCGACCCGGCCCTCGTCGGCGTCGCGGACGAGTTCACCACGACCACGAAGGAGCTCCGCTGA
- a CDS encoding polyphosphate kinase 2 family protein, which produces MSDDSSWTEDPYEVLRVQPGFRLSDQDTDASPGFDGGKKEGEKDLAEGAGRLADLQEKLFACGREGEPRSVLLVLQAMDTAGKGGIVSHVIGSMNPGGVHYAGFGKPTPDELAHDFLWRVWREVPAAGQVGVFDRSHYEDVLIGRVRSLAPPEELERRYGAINAFEKELAQSGTTIVKVMLHLGKEEQKKRLASRLERPDKLWKFNPADVDERLHWDSYQEAYQVVFDRTTSAYAPWFVVPADRKWYARAAVQRILIRALEGLGLEWPVPDYDVEEQKRRLDAS; this is translated from the coding sequence GTGAGCGACGACAGCAGCTGGACCGAGGACCCGTACGAGGTGCTGCGGGTGCAGCCCGGATTCCGCCTGTCCGATCAGGACACCGACGCCTCTCCCGGCTTCGACGGCGGCAAGAAGGAGGGCGAGAAGGACCTCGCCGAGGGTGCCGGGCGCCTGGCCGACCTCCAGGAGAAGCTGTTCGCGTGCGGCCGCGAGGGCGAGCCCCGGTCGGTCCTCCTGGTGCTGCAGGCGATGGACACCGCCGGCAAGGGAGGCATCGTCTCCCACGTCATCGGGTCCATGAACCCCGGCGGCGTGCACTACGCCGGGTTCGGCAAGCCGACGCCCGACGAGCTGGCGCACGACTTCCTCTGGCGTGTCTGGCGCGAGGTCCCGGCCGCCGGACAGGTCGGCGTCTTCGACCGATCCCACTACGAGGATGTGCTCATCGGCCGGGTCCGTTCGCTCGCCCCGCCCGAGGAGCTGGAGCGGCGCTACGGCGCGATCAATGCGTTCGAGAAGGAGCTCGCGCAGTCCGGGACCACCATCGTCAAGGTGATGCTCCACCTCGGCAAGGAGGAGCAGAAGAAGCGGCTCGCCTCCCGGCTCGAGCGGCCCGACAAGCTGTGGAAGTTCAACCCCGCCGACGTCGACGAGCGGCTGCACTGGGACTCGTACCAGGAGGCGTACCAGGTCGTCTTCGACCGGACGACCAGCGCCTACGCACCCTGGTTCGTCGTCCCCGCCGATCGCAAGTGGTACGCCCGCGCGGCGGTGCAGCGCATCCTCATCCGCGCCCTGGAGGGGCTGGGCCTCGAGTGGCCGGTGCCCGACTACGACGTCGAGGAGCAGAAGCGCCGCCTCGACGCGTCCTGA
- a CDS encoding 30S ribosomal protein bS22, whose translation MGSVIKKRRKRMAKKKHRKLLRKTRHQRRNKK comes from the coding sequence GTGGGTTCCGTTATCAAGAAGCGTCGCAAGCGTATGGCGAAGAAGAAGCACCGCAAGCTTCTTCGCAAGACGCGCCACCAGCGTCGCAACAAGAAGTAG
- a CDS encoding glutaredoxin family protein, which produces MSTVSLTLIGKPGCHLCDDAREVIRTVIDDLPAEAPEVAVTEEDILQDAALHAKYVEEIPVVLIEGRVHTYWRVDPARLRTALLEAR; this is translated from the coding sequence GTGTCCACCGTCTCCCTCACTCTCATCGGCAAGCCCGGCTGCCACCTGTGCGATGACGCCAGGGAGGTCATCCGCACGGTCATCGACGACCTGCCCGCGGAGGCACCGGAGGTCGCGGTGACGGAGGAGGACATCCTCCAGGATGCCGCCCTCCACGCGAAGTACGTGGAGGAGATCCCGGTGGTGCTGATCGAGGGACGCGTCCACACCTACTGGCGGGTCGACCCGGCCCGCCTGCGCACCGCACTGCTGGAGGCCCGATGA
- a CDS encoding metalloregulator ArsR/SmtB family transcription factor, with product MADIFDVIADPTRREILRVLLDRSGDATHSAGDISVSEIVATLELSQPTVSKHLKVLREAGLVSVRELGQHRYYRLDAGPLEAVEDWVIPFTASDEDVALSVRLAEETRDFASTVGKVLADTRHRVSSATERVTPKKWRKD from the coding sequence ATGGCCGACATCTTCGACGTGATCGCCGATCCGACGCGGCGCGAGATCCTGCGCGTGCTGCTCGACCGCAGCGGGGATGCGACGCATTCCGCAGGCGATATATCCGTGTCGGAGATCGTGGCGACGCTCGAACTGAGCCAGCCGACGGTGTCGAAGCACCTGAAAGTGCTGCGCGAGGCGGGTCTCGTCTCGGTGCGGGAGCTCGGCCAGCACCGCTACTACCGGCTCGACGCCGGGCCCCTCGAAGCCGTGGAGGACTGGGTCATTCCGTTCACGGCATCCGATGAGGATGTGGCGCTGAGCGTCCGCCTGGCCGAGGAGACGCGCGACTTCGCGAGCACGGTCGGCAAGGTGCTCGCCGACACCCGGCACCGGGTCTCGTCGGCCACCGAGCGCGTGACTCCGAAGAAGTGGCGCAAGGACTGA
- the proC gene encoding pyrroline-5-carboxylate reductase: MDDAQNVTLPTIAMLGAGSMGRAILSGLLAPGVQVAGIRVTNRSEARAAELAGTPGVTAYATETRADANRLAVDGAGVVVVAVKPAMVRDLLAEIRDSLAPGTVVVSVAAGVTAETMESLLPDTVSVVRAMPNTPAVVGKAVTGVSAGTHTDAGDLALVRALFETVGEVVEVPESQLDALSTISGSGPAYVFLLIEALTEAAVQKGFTSEQAATLVNGTFLGAADLLVSSGEDPAELRRRVTSPNGTTERAIAVLQSADLPTLFARATDAALARARELAAG; encoded by the coding sequence ATGGACGACGCGCAGAACGTGACCCTTCCGACCATCGCGATGCTCGGGGCGGGCTCGATGGGCCGCGCGATCCTCAGCGGGCTGCTGGCACCCGGCGTGCAGGTCGCCGGCATCCGCGTGACGAACCGGTCGGAGGCGCGCGCTGCGGAGCTGGCCGGGACCCCGGGCGTGACCGCCTACGCGACCGAGACCCGCGCCGACGCGAACCGCCTCGCGGTGGACGGCGCGGGCGTCGTCGTGGTCGCCGTGAAGCCGGCCATGGTGCGCGACCTGCTCGCGGAGATCCGCGACTCGCTGGCGCCCGGCACGGTCGTCGTGAGCGTCGCCGCCGGTGTGACCGCTGAGACGATGGAGTCGCTGCTCCCGGACACCGTGTCCGTGGTCCGCGCCATGCCGAACACGCCGGCCGTCGTCGGCAAGGCCGTCACCGGCGTCAGCGCCGGCACGCACACCGACGCCGGCGACCTCGCGCTCGTCCGCGCCCTGTTCGAGACCGTCGGCGAGGTCGTCGAGGTGCCGGAGTCGCAGCTGGATGCGCTGAGCACGATCTCCGGCTCCGGTCCGGCCTACGTCTTCCTCCTCATCGAGGCCCTGACGGAGGCCGCCGTGCAGAAGGGCTTCACCTCGGAGCAGGCGGCCACGCTCGTGAACGGAACCTTCCTCGGCGCCGCCGACCTCCTCGTCTCGTCCGGCGAGGACCCGGCCGAGCTCCGCCGCCGCGTCACCAGCCCGAACGGCACCACCGAGCGCGCGATCGCCGTCCTCCAGTCCGCCGACCTCCCCACCCTCTTCGCCCGCGCAACCGACGCCGCCCTGGCCCGCGCCCGCGAACTAGCCGCCGGCTAA
- a CDS encoding helix-turn-helix domain-containing protein: protein MAHDLKDVRFLTVAEVADMMRVSRMTVYRLVHAGELPAIRFGRSFRVPESAVEQLLQTATSREGGVADSA from the coding sequence ATGGCACACGATCTGAAGGATGTGCGCTTCCTGACGGTCGCCGAGGTGGCCGACATGATGCGTGTCTCCCGCATGACCGTCTACCGTCTCGTCCACGCCGGCGAGTTGCCGGCGATCCGTTTCGGGCGGTCGTTCCGCGTGCCCGAGTCCGCCGTCGAGCAGCTGCTGCAGACGGCCACCTCCCGAGAAGGCGGCGTCGCGGACTCGGCGTGA
- a CDS encoding demethylmenaquinone methyltransferase: MSKADLSKQPAQVAAMFDQVSTRYDRTNAVLSVGNAALWRVATTRAVDPRPGETILDVAAGTGTSSASLARNGASVVAADFSEGMIEVGRRRQAGNPFVRFVQADAMALPFDDESFDAVTISFGLRNIVDPKKALAEFYRVVKPGGRVVVCEFSQPPLAPIRAGYSAYLKYGMPVLARVASSNPAAYEYLMESIEAWPDQRTLAGWLREAGFERVAFRNLTAGIVALHRGFKPERVAVPEPEAAPVAKPKTPAKPKAAPAKPKAAPAKPKAAPAKPASTGAAGSEPSASTVPSEGE; encoded by the coding sequence GTGAGTAAGGCCGACCTCAGCAAGCAGCCCGCCCAGGTCGCCGCCATGTTCGACCAGGTGTCGACGCGCTACGACCGGACCAACGCCGTCCTGTCGGTCGGCAATGCGGCGCTGTGGCGCGTGGCGACGACGCGAGCCGTGGACCCCCGCCCGGGCGAGACGATCCTCGACGTGGCCGCGGGAACGGGGACGTCGAGCGCCTCGCTCGCCCGCAACGGAGCCTCCGTCGTCGCGGCCGACTTCTCCGAGGGGATGATCGAGGTCGGGCGCCGGCGCCAGGCCGGTAATCCGTTCGTCCGGTTCGTGCAGGCGGACGCCATGGCGCTCCCGTTCGACGACGAGTCGTTCGACGCGGTGACCATCTCGTTCGGCCTGCGCAACATCGTCGACCCCAAGAAGGCGCTCGCCGAGTTCTACCGGGTCGTGAAGCCGGGCGGTCGCGTGGTCGTGTGCGAGTTCTCCCAGCCACCCCTCGCTCCCATCCGTGCCGGTTATTCCGCCTACCTCAAGTACGGCATGCCCGTGCTCGCCCGCGTCGCCAGCTCCAACCCGGCCGCCTACGAGTACCTCATGGAGTCGATCGAAGCCTGGCCCGACCAGCGCACGCTCGCCGGGTGGCTGCGCGAGGCCGGTTTCGAGCGGGTGGCCTTCCGCAATCTGACTGCGGGGATCGTCGCGCTGCACCGCGGCTTCAAGCCCGAGCGCGTGGCCGTCCCGGAGCCGGAGGCGGCGCCCGTTGCGAAGCCGAAGACGCCCGCCAAGCCGAAGGCCGCGCCCGCGAAGCCGAAGGCCGCTCCCGCGAAGCCGAAGGCCGCGCCCGCCAAGCCGGCATCCACCGGCGCGGCCGGTTCAGAACCGTCAGCGTCCACCGTCCCGTCCGAGGGGGAGTAG
- a CDS encoding GntR family transcriptional regulator, which produces MPLPVNDTAPVERRLLRDVVYTRLYDGILDGTLEPGETLLDEKLTAWLGVSRTPIREALMKLADIGLVEMAPNRYTRVAPIDLKAIDEAIYTTGLLHEHAARTIVPTLSNVAVTRIEKAHKDVKKAAKSRELPALGHAFNDFFLELARAGSNEVLVSVSEGLSPQLLRYISVWDRPFGVDDLPAALGEVLAAIKERDGDAAGDRVKALYARTLAQFLSDYRRNDADIDRTPVL; this is translated from the coding sequence ATGCCGTTGCCCGTGAACGACACCGCGCCGGTCGAGCGCCGGCTGCTGCGCGACGTGGTGTACACGCGGCTCTACGACGGCATCCTCGACGGCACCCTGGAGCCCGGCGAGACGCTGCTCGACGAGAAGCTCACCGCCTGGCTCGGCGTCTCGCGCACGCCCATCCGTGAAGCGCTGATGAAACTGGCCGACATCGGGCTCGTCGAGATGGCGCCCAACCGGTACACCCGGGTCGCCCCCATCGACCTGAAGGCCATCGACGAGGCGATCTACACGACCGGACTGCTGCACGAGCACGCCGCGCGCACCATCGTGCCGACGCTCTCCAACGTCGCCGTCACGCGGATCGAGAAGGCGCACAAGGACGTCAAGAAGGCGGCGAAGTCACGAGAGCTCCCCGCGCTCGGTCACGCCTTCAACGACTTCTTCCTCGAGCTGGCACGCGCCGGCAGCAACGAGGTGCTCGTCTCCGTGAGCGAGGGACTCAGCCCGCAGCTGCTCCGCTACATCTCGGTGTGGGACCGGCCGTTCGGCGTCGACGACCTCCCCGCGGCCCTCGGCGAGGTGCTGGCCGCGATCAAGGAGCGCGACGGCGACGCCGCGGGTGACCGGGTGAAGGCCCTCTACGCACGGACGCTCGCGCAGTTCCTCTCCGACTACCGCCGCAACGACGCCGACATCGATCGCACGCCCGTCCTCTGA
- a CDS encoding PLDc N-terminal domain-containing protein, which translates to MGSFWNAFLYVFYIFAFVAFLMVLFTVLVDLFRDTELNGWWKALWVIFLIFLPGIGLLVYLIARGRGMAARNMARRATVPEDDSWGQHPTPSATPAADIQQAQTLLDQGVISAGEFDALKAKALGQRY; encoded by the coding sequence ATGGGTTCGTTCTGGAATGCGTTTCTGTACGTCTTCTATATCTTCGCGTTCGTCGCGTTCTTGATGGTCCTGTTCACCGTGCTGGTGGACCTGTTCCGAGACACCGAGCTGAACGGCTGGTGGAAGGCGCTGTGGGTCATCTTCCTGATCTTCCTTCCCGGCATCGGGCTGCTGGTGTACCTGATCGCGCGCGGGCGCGGGATGGCCGCCCGCAACATGGCGCGCCGGGCGACGGTCCCGGAGGACGACAGCTGGGGGCAGCATCCGACACCGTCCGCGACACCGGCCGCGGACATCCAGCAGGCGCAGACCCTGCTCGATCAGGGCGTGATCAGCGCGGGGGAGTTCGACGCCCTCAAGGCCAAGGCCCTGGGGCAGCGTTACTGA
- a CDS encoding isochorismate synthase has product MTSAPTTRWETGATVLEAETTPLDDVRQLIPFLDSRTPLLWLRKGEGMAGIGEVLRLDFTGPDRIEQASAAWRATAAAATVADDVRTPGTGLVAFGTFAFDDESSAVSTLIVPEIVIGRRGSRSWITRIRRAGGAENDRLPRPTAFGDEYRLSLLPGELGSDGYRSAVADAVERIREQDLSKVVLARDLRGHLPLESDLRRALVELALGYPDCWTFAVDGLVGSSPETLVRVHHGTVTARVLAGTISRGPDAAADAAAAAELVASAKDQGEHRFAVTSVMDALRPHSADLAASDEPFTLKLPNLWHLATDIAGMLSDGSSSLDLAAALHPTAAVAGTPRREALALIRELEPFDRGRYAGPVGWVGGDGDGEWAIALRCAQLTPTGDLTAYAGAGIVADSDPDRELAETSMKFRPIVEAFG; this is encoded by the coding sequence GTGACATCCGCACCGACGACTCGGTGGGAGACTGGCGCGACGGTCCTCGAGGCCGAGACCACACCGCTCGACGACGTCCGCCAGCTCATCCCCTTCCTCGATTCCCGCACGCCCCTGCTCTGGCTGCGCAAAGGCGAGGGGATGGCCGGCATCGGCGAGGTGCTCCGCCTCGACTTCACGGGGCCGGACCGGATCGAGCAGGCGTCGGCCGCCTGGCGCGCGACCGCGGCGGCCGCGACGGTCGCGGACGACGTCCGCACCCCGGGCACGGGCCTCGTCGCCTTCGGGACCTTCGCGTTCGATGATGAGAGCTCCGCGGTCAGCACCCTGATCGTCCCCGAGATCGTCATCGGCCGCCGGGGGAGCCGCAGCTGGATCACCCGCATCCGCCGTGCCGGAGGCGCGGAGAACGACCGGCTCCCGCGCCCGACGGCGTTCGGCGACGAGTACCGGCTGAGCCTGCTGCCGGGTGAGCTCGGGTCCGACGGCTATCGGTCGGCGGTCGCGGACGCGGTCGAGCGGATCCGCGAGCAGGACCTCTCGAAGGTGGTGCTGGCCCGCGATCTGCGCGGCCATCTGCCGCTCGAGTCCGACCTCCGTCGTGCGCTCGTCGAGCTCGCGCTCGGGTACCCCGACTGCTGGACCTTCGCCGTGGACGGCCTGGTCGGCTCGTCGCCGGAGACGCTGGTCCGCGTCCACCACGGAACCGTGACCGCGCGCGTGCTCGCCGGGACGATCTCGCGCGGACCGGACGCCGCAGCGGATGCCGCCGCCGCAGCCGAACTCGTCGCGAGCGCCAAGGACCAGGGCGAGCACCGCTTCGCGGTCACCAGTGTGATGGATGCGCTCCGCCCGCACAGCGCGGACCTCGCGGCCAGCGACGAGCCGTTCACCCTGAAGCTCCCGAACCTCTGGCACCTGGCCACCGACATCGCCGGGATGCTCAGCGACGGGTCCAGCTCCCTCGACCTCGCGGCTGCGCTGCACCCCACCGCCGCCGTGGCCGGGACGCCCCGCCGCGAGGCGCTCGCGCTCATCCGGGAGCTGGAGCCGTTCGACCGCGGACGCTACGCCGGACCGGTCGGCTGGGTCGGCGGGGACGGCGACGGCGAGTGGGCGATCGCGCTCCGCTGCGCCCAGCTGACGCCGACGGGGGACCTGACCGCATACGCCGGGGCGGGCATCGTCGCCGACTCCGACCCGGATCGGGAGCTCGCCGAGACGTCGATGAAGTTCCGCCCGATCGTGGAGGCGTTCGGCTGA
- a CDS encoding cation diffusion facilitator family transporter yields the protein MSASGGTRAIVAAFAANLGIALTKFIAWVFSGSSSMLAEGVHSLADSGNQLLLLLGGRRSRRSADREHPFGYGRERYVYAFVVSIILFSVGGVFSIYEGIEKLTHPHPLENAWLPILVLVIAICLESFSLRTAVHESRPHKKGMSWPQFIRRAKAPELPVVLLEDVAALTGLVFALIGVGMTIITGDSVWDGIGTLLIGALLVAVAVVLGIETKSLLVGEGASDADAAAIERAITSGDEVERIIHMKTLYLGPEELMVAAKLAFSGEHRLADVAAAIDTVERRIRDAVPAARVIYIEPDVWIDPNDRAPATDTIVIKGLE from the coding sequence ATGAGCGCATCAGGTGGGACCAGGGCCATCGTCGCCGCCTTCGCGGCGAACCTCGGAATCGCGCTGACGAAGTTCATCGCGTGGGTGTTCTCCGGCTCGTCGTCGATGCTGGCGGAGGGCGTGCACTCGCTCGCCGACTCCGGCAACCAGCTGCTGCTCCTGCTGGGCGGCCGCCGGTCGCGGCGCAGCGCGGATCGGGAGCATCCCTTCGGCTACGGCCGCGAGCGGTACGTCTACGCCTTCGTCGTCTCGATCATCCTCTTCTCGGTCGGCGGCGTGTTCTCCATCTACGAGGGCATCGAGAAGCTGACGCACCCCCATCCGCTCGAGAACGCGTGGCTGCCCATCCTGGTGCTCGTCATCGCCATCTGCCTGGAGTCGTTCTCGCTCCGCACCGCCGTGCACGAGTCGCGGCCGCACAAGAAGGGGATGTCGTGGCCGCAGTTCATCCGGCGCGCGAAGGCCCCTGAGCTCCCTGTCGTGCTCCTCGAGGACGTCGCCGCACTGACCGGCCTCGTCTTCGCGCTCATCGGCGTCGGCATGACGATCATCACGGGCGACAGCGTGTGGGACGGCATCGGGACGCTGCTGATCGGCGCCCTGCTGGTCGCGGTCGCCGTCGTGCTCGGCATCGAGACGAAGAGCCTGCTGGTCGGCGAGGGCGCGAGCGACGCCGACGCCGCAGCGATCGAGCGGGCCATCACGTCGGGCGATGAGGTCGAGCGGATCATCCACATGAAGACGCTGTACCTCGGTCCGGAGGAGCTGATGGTCGCGGCGAAGCTGGCGTTCTCGGGCGAGCACCGTCTCGCCGACGTCGCCGCCGCGATCGACACCGTCGAGCGCCGCATCCGCGACGCCGTGCCGGCCGCCCGGGTCATCTACATCGAACCCGACGTCTGGATCGACCCGAACGATCGGGCGCCCGCCACCGACACCATCGTCATCAAAGGACTCGAGTGA
- a CDS encoding TrkA family potassium uptake protein: MVDRIKHNAPVLVIGLGRFGAATAGQLDRLGREVLAIDTDAGLVQKWADRVTHAVQADARSMDTLRQIGAEDFSIGVVAVGSSIEASVLITANLVDLKVPQIWAKAISKSHGKILERIGANHVIYPEAEAGERTAHLVSGRMLDFIEFDDDFALVKLYPPKSIRGMRLGDSGVRSKFNITVVGVKSPGRPFTYATSDTVVSDHDLVIVSGASADIERFASLDP; this comes from the coding sequence TTGGTTGACCGGATCAAGCACAACGCCCCCGTGCTGGTGATCGGCCTCGGCCGGTTCGGCGCGGCGACCGCCGGGCAGCTGGACCGGCTCGGCCGCGAGGTGCTGGCGATCGACACGGACGCGGGGCTGGTGCAGAAGTGGGCCGACCGGGTCACGCACGCGGTGCAGGCGGACGCCCGCTCGATGGACACGCTGCGGCAGATCGGCGCGGAGGACTTCTCGATCGGGGTCGTCGCGGTCGGCTCGTCGATCGAGGCCAGCGTGCTCATCACGGCCAACCTGGTCGACCTGAAGGTGCCGCAGATCTGGGCGAAGGCGATCTCGAAGTCGCACGGCAAGATCCTGGAGCGGATCGGCGCCAACCACGTCATCTACCCGGAGGCGGAGGCGGGCGAGCGCACTGCGCACCTGGTGTCCGGGCGGATGCTGGACTTCATCGAGTTCGACGACGACTTCGCCCTGGTCAAGCTGTACCCGCCGAAGTCGATCCGCGGGATGCGCCTGGGCGACTCGGGCGTGCGCTCCAAGTTCAACATCACGGTCGTCGGCGTGAAGAGCCCCGGCCGTCCCTTCACCTACGCGACCTCCGACACCGTGGTCTCCGACCACGACCTCGTCATCGTCTCCGGGGCCTCCGCCGACATCGAGCGCTTCGCCTCCCTCGACCCCTGA
- a CDS encoding Dabb family protein codes for MTIRHVVSWKLATSDPAVRAEHAATIKRGLESLPAVIPQLRSLQVGVSAAPGDDFDVVLISDFDSFDDIAVYQEHPAHLEVAGFIRSVVAGRAAVDFEV; via the coding sequence ATGACCATCCGCCACGTCGTCTCGTGGAAGCTCGCCACCTCCGATCCCGCCGTGCGGGCGGAGCACGCGGCGACCATCAAGCGCGGGCTGGAGTCGCTCCCTGCGGTGATCCCGCAGCTGCGCTCGCTGCAGGTCGGCGTGAGCGCCGCGCCCGGCGACGACTTCGACGTGGTGCTCATCAGCGACTTCGACTCGTTCGACGACATCGCCGTCTACCAGGAGCACCCGGCTCACCTCGAGGTCGCGGGCTTCATCCGCTCCGTCGTCGCGGGGCGTGCGGCGGTCGACTTCGAGGTCTGA